The genome window GTTTGCGGATGCTGAACTATGTGTCGCAACCAACCCTTGAAGTGATCCAAGTACTGTTGATCATAAGTCACGTCTTGTCCTATAACATGAACGCGGGCGCGTCATACACGTTGCTAGGTGAGCGATCTTGTTGTTCGACAGCGTCCATGACTCCACACTCAACGACATACTCACAGGGATGACGGAGCGTATGTGTATGGTCCTCGGTCTTCATGTAGAATCATCAGGCTTTGCGCGTGATGTCCAAGCAGCTCGCAGGAGGGTGTGGTAAGTGTGATCTCGGTTGCCCCTTTTCACCACGAGTGGCACCATTCTCATGATGCTCAACAGGTGGGCAATGGCTTTTCAGAACAGTCATTTCTCCTTGTCATACGATCGACCGTCGATCACGATGGTCAGTCAGCCGGAAATTCCTTATGATCCCAAATCGATGCCTGGTCATCGATCGTATTTTGAGACGCTTTGCCGGCTAGTTTCTGTCATTCTGGAAATGCTGCGCATGCGAATGTATCCGCATCATGCTCAACTGCGATACCATGAGATTAGAGAGTATAAGCAGCGATTCGGACGGATCATTGCCGAAGGTGCCCCGCATTTACGCTCTCCCGACCATTGCGCCACTCTGGCGGATCATATCGAGCGGACAGAGTTGCGTCTACACTCGTCGTACTATCTCTCCGTTATTTGTCGCGTTTCGTTAGACCCGGATGCACATCTGGACGACGAGCGGCGGGCAATAATTCGCGAGGATTGTCTGACGAGCCTGATGAACACAATCGACGCATTTGTCGAGCTACATTCATTCAACCCGTACTGTTCCCGGACTTGGATCAGCCTGCAGCGCACAATCGCGTCTGCCTTTCTGCTGGTTGCACATCTCGAGGACCGATATCGCGCTCGAGCGTGTAACCTCATTCGGAGGCTTGAACTTGTCCTGACGGATCATGTGTACGCCGGAGGGCAAGAGGATCAAAACAGCCAGTCAGAGTCTGCAAAACATCTTGCCTCGTCACTCCGTGCCCTCCGGCAAATCGGCGCTGCATTGAGTGCTAAGGAACCCGAAGGATTGGGCGCGGGCTCCGAACCCACCAACACGGTTTCCAGCATCACCGCTCCGATGCTGATTCCTGTGTCCTCGCCGTCGGTCACTCTCGGCACCACAGGAGCTCAGTTCTCTGAAAATGTTCCTGGGCCGCAGGAGAAGAGCATGCGTACCATCCTCGACAGCGTATCCGACGTGATGTTATTTCCCAGTATGGGCATGGGAACAAATTTATGACACGCGATAATGACAGCCTTGTACATTTAGCCCCGCATTTGACACACATACCGATCTTTTGAGATGATTGTTGGTGGTAGGCAAATCCCATCATTCCTGCATATATACCCGTTTAGATGAGATCGAAAAGCATTTTCGCAGCGGTTTGGAGCGTTTTGATCTTAATCAAGCTTCTAGCACTTTTTTTCTAACGAATGTCGCATTGTCTCACTTCCGAACCAAAACCCATCTGAGAGCACCTTACGAGGGGCGGGAGTACTCCCAAATGCTCATGGTAGGGAACGGGTGAA of Aspergillus fumigatus Af293 chromosome 2, whole genome shotgun sequence contains these proteins:
- a CDS encoding transcription factor domain-containing protein; the encoded protein is MLNRWAMAFQNSHFSLSYDRPSITMVSQPEIPYDPKSMPGHRSYFETLCRLVSVILEMLRMRMYPHHAQLRYHEIREYKQRFGRIIAEGAPHLRSPDHCATLADHIERTELRLHSSYYLSVICRVSLDPDAHLDDERRAIIREDCLTSLMNTIDAFVELHSFNPYCSRTWISLQRTIASAFLLVAHLEDRYRARACNLIRRLELVLTDHVYAGGQEDQNSQSESAKHLASSLRALRQIGAALSAKEPEGLGAGSEPTNTVSSITAPMLIPVSSPSVTLGTTGAQFSENVPGPQEKSMRTILDSVSDVMLFPSMGMGTNL